From Methanooceanicella nereidis:
CAGTTACCGCATTGTCTGCATTCGAACTTTTCAGTGATATCCTGTTTTTTGATAATTTCCTGATACATAAGACGACCTTTTTAGATGCATAAGATGTATCGAATAACTAATCTTTGTTAAGATAGTTATGATAAATCGCTTGATTTTCTGCATTTATCACGAAACTAATACAATTTAAATAATTAAATTACTAAAATATTAGAGCAGTTATCTTAAGCAAGCAGTTATTGAAATATGCTGTCGATAATTTACACATTATGCTATTTACTCATAGGATGGGTGCGGCCGTACATCTCTTTGAGGTCATCCACACTATAATGAGTGTATATCTGAGTCGTGTTAAGGGATGTGTGGCCGAGCAGTTTTTGTATGGCGACGACATTGCCGCCGTTTTGTAGCATATGGGTTGCAAAGCTATGCCTGAGTTTATGAGGAGTTATCTTTTTATTGATGCCTGCTCGCGCAGCAAGCGATTTAATATCTCTCTGTATCGTCCTGGGAGTCAGGTCAAATAATTTTTCTTCCCCTTCCATTTTTGTACAATATTCCTGTAGATCCCCTACAAGGCTTTCAGGTATCAGGACTATACGTTCTTTTGCACCCTTGCCAAACACTTTTATTGTATATCTTTCAAAATCGATATCTTTCTTTTTTATGTTGACTAGCTCAGACACCCTCACACCCGTGGCATATAACATTTTTATTATTATTCTGTCCCTTGTTTCAATGGCTGTCGAGATAAGATCGTTTAGTTCGGATATAGTAAGATATACAGGAGCTTTTTTATCTATCTTTATATTATTGATGCCTTTTGTCGGATTAGCGTCGACATACTCGTTTTCCAGCAAAAAAGAGTAAAATGATTTTATGACGCTCAAAATATTGGAAACAGTAGTCCTTGAAAGGTTTTTCTCGAACATCAGGTAGTTCAAA
This genomic window contains:
- the xerA gene encoding site-specific tyrosine recombinase/integron integrase, with the translated sequence MGIRQGRYMNQVELFIDEKRLSSSPGTIKQYNLILNNFKKFIGRPLNTVKRPEIIRYLNYLMFEKNLSRTTVSNILSVIKSFYSFLLENEYVDANPTKGINNIKIDKKAPVYLTISELNDLISTAIETRDRIIIKMLYATGVRVSELVNIKKKDIDFERYTIKVFGKGAKERIVLIPESLVGDLQEYCTKMEGEEKLFDLTPRTIQRDIKSLAARAGINKKITPHKLRHSFATHMLQNGGNVVAIQKLLGHTSLNTTQIYTHYSVDDLKEMYGRTHPMSK